The Halomicronema hongdechloris C2206 genome includes a window with the following:
- a CDS encoding GmrSD restriction endonuclease domain-containing protein has translation MTTFDSTKEGLSDLLRSIRKGDIQLPDFQRGWVWDDEHVRSLLASISLSYPIGAVMMLQTGNEDVKFKARPIEGVQLSSPVEADRLILDGQQRLTSLFQALNAERPVLTRDLRGRPIYRWYYLDMEAVLNPNVEREDAVVSLPDTRQVKNFRGEVIEDYSTPEKEYERGLFPISQVFDCSNWQEGHQEYWDYDKDKIKLFSQFNKEIIKRFEQYQVPVISLGKETPKEAVCQVFEKVNTGGVSLTVFELLTATFAAEDYLLRQDWADRKARLTEFRILEYIESTDFLQSVTLVASLQRQKAAITSGTLPEKAPGISCKRRDILRLTLEEYQTWADPITRGFQEAAKLLHGQKMFTARDIPYKTQLVPLAAIFTVLGEKALNHGVRQKLIRWYWCGVFGELYGSAIESRFAKDLPEVLAWVDGGPEPDTVAAANFIPGRLLGLKTRNSAAYKGIYALLMQDGAPDFRSGIPINEQVYFDEKIDIHHIFPQDWCRKAGLDSKRYDSVINKTPLSAGTNRRVSNNPPSKYLATLQKSAEISKERMDAILAEHLIPPDALRANDFEHFFSAREAALLDRIGKAMGKTIVREDIGSVDYDLFSSQWHPFLQALSKLEGVTIEAGGDVEANGVVVGTFLAEVAQNDKVLHLVDSQELSAGAIKAALERAGAKVLLVGCNQLEAALASIMIALQEQEKLTASIATPEVSEPDDSDREPPVGFHPKCIERVSQVLGLPLLSKSRTAYVTEDGSTAVVCTISKTHENNGAPSYWFAFHPSQKEFLENFDQGYVALGCGSPEQTILVPFQDLSSLLDDFWTTEKDDRMYWHIRIHKEGQALQLDRKQGMGRLDITHHLLNS, from the coding sequence ATGACTACCTTTGACAGCACAAAAGAAGGTCTTTCTGACCTTCTTAGAAGCATTCGCAAAGGAGACATTCAGCTCCCTGATTTTCAGCGCGGATGGGTTTGGGACGACGAACACGTTCGGAGCCTTCTGGCTAGCATCTCTCTGTCTTACCCAATTGGCGCAGTCATGATGCTTCAAACTGGCAATGAAGATGTGAAATTTAAGGCCAGACCTATTGAAGGAGTGCAACTCTCCTCCCCTGTTGAAGCAGATCGCCTCATTCTTGATGGCCAGCAGCGTTTAACTTCCTTGTTTCAGGCACTTAACGCAGAACGCCCAGTGCTGACCCGCGATTTACGCGGACGCCCTATTTACCGCTGGTATTACCTTGATATGGAAGCAGTATTGAATCCCAATGTGGAACGGGAAGATGCTGTTGTTAGCCTGCCCGACACCCGGCAAGTCAAGAATTTCCGGGGCGAAGTGATTGAAGATTACTCCACTCCGGAAAAAGAATATGAACGGGGCTTATTCCCTATCAGCCAGGTCTTTGACTGTTCCAATTGGCAGGAGGGACACCAGGAATATTGGGACTACGACAAAGACAAAATTAAGCTTTTCAGCCAGTTCAATAAGGAAATCATCAAACGCTTTGAGCAGTATCAGGTACCTGTGATTTCCCTCGGGAAGGAAACGCCTAAGGAAGCAGTCTGCCAGGTATTTGAGAAGGTAAACACAGGCGGGGTTTCCCTAACTGTCTTTGAATTGCTGACGGCGACCTTTGCCGCTGAAGACTATTTACTGCGCCAAGACTGGGCCGATCGCAAGGCTCGCTTAACAGAATTTCGGATTCTGGAATATATCGAGAGTACTGACTTCTTGCAGTCCGTGACGTTGGTCGCTTCGTTACAGCGGCAGAAAGCCGCGATCACATCCGGCACTCTCCCCGAAAAGGCTCCTGGCATCAGCTGTAAGCGACGGGATATTTTGCGGTTGACGCTAGAGGAATATCAAACCTGGGCAGATCCCATTACCCGAGGATTTCAAGAGGCGGCCAAGCTACTCCATGGGCAAAAGATGTTTACTGCCCGAGACATTCCCTACAAAACCCAGCTTGTTCCCCTGGCTGCCATCTTCACGGTGTTGGGCGAAAAAGCCCTCAACCACGGAGTCAGACAAAAGCTAATCCGCTGGTACTGGTGTGGAGTTTTTGGAGAGCTTTACGGAAGTGCGATCGAAAGCCGTTTTGCTAAGGATTTGCCAGAGGTATTAGCCTGGGTAGATGGAGGACCAGAGCCAGATACAGTAGCGGCAGCCAACTTCATACCGGGTCGGTTACTTGGCTTAAAGACCCGGAACAGTGCGGCTTATAAGGGGATCTATGCTTTGCTCATGCAGGATGGTGCCCCTGATTTCCGTTCTGGTATTCCTATTAATGAGCAAGTTTACTTTGACGAGAAAATCGATATTCACCACATCTTTCCTCAGGATTGGTGTCGGAAAGCTGGCCTGGATTCTAAGCGCTACGACAGCGTTATCAACAAAACGCCTCTTTCTGCGGGTACCAATCGACGGGTCAGCAACAACCCTCCCAGCAAATATCTCGCCACTCTTCAGAAAAGCGCGGAAATTTCCAAGGAAAGGATGGACGCTATTTTGGCAGAGCATCTGATTCCGCCAGACGCCCTCAGAGCTAACGATTTTGAACACTTTTTCAGTGCCCGAGAAGCAGCACTGCTAGACCGCATTGGTAAGGCGATGGGTAAGACCATTGTGCGAGAAGATATTGGCTCCGTAGACTATGACCTCTTTTCATCTCAGTGGCATCCTTTCCTGCAAGCACTTTCCAAGCTTGAAGGGGTAACCATCGAAGCTGGTGGTGATGTAGAAGCCAATGGAGTTGTCGTCGGCACTTTTCTGGCAGAGGTAGCTCAGAACGATAAAGTTCTCCATCTGGTAGATAGCCAAGAACTCTCGGCAGGAGCTATTAAAGCGGCGCTAGAGAGAGCAGGTGCAAAGGTTTTACTTGTTGGCTGTAATCAATTAGAAGCAGCGTTAGCCAGCATCATGATTGCCTTGCAAGAGCAGGAAAAGTTGACTGCCTCGATTGCAACGCCCGAGGTTAGTGAACCAGACGATTCTGACAGAGAACCTCCCGTCGGGTTTCATCCAAAATGCATTGAGCGGGTTTCTCAAGTGTTGGGGTTACCTCTGCTTTCAAAATCACGAACCGCATATGTGACTGAAGATGGCTCAACTGCTGTCGTTTGCACTATTTCTAAAACTCATGAAAATAACGGGGCACCCTCCTACTGGTTTGCGTTTCACCCCTCTCAAAAAGAATTTTTGGAGAACTTCGACCAGGGATACGTGGCTCTAGGCTGTGGCTCACCTGAACAAACCATCCTGGTGCCCTTTCAAGATTTGTCTTCTTTATTAGACGACTTTTGGACGACAGAAAAAGATGACCGCATGTACTGGCATATTCGCATTCATAAGGAAGGCCAGGCACTACAGCTAGATCGCAAACAAGGCATGGGCCGTCTCGACATTACCCACCATCTGCTAAATAGCTGA
- a CDS encoding DEAD/DEAH box helicase: MNIFDFRDGLIGDYSKYVTSFIQIRDEHIKQHVEEKLKSGVLWPEPLIQLNPSFEPGEWIDDLVARDILHEECSSIFRVKKGKTESSGSALRLHKHQFDAVLTASEGHNYVLTTGTGSGKSLSYIIPIVNHVLKRGSGKGIQAIVVYPMNALANSQAGELRKFLQQGYPEGSPPVTFERYTGQEKEDERQQILDNPPDILLTNYVMLELILTRPKERKLIEAAQGLQFLVLDELHTYRGRQGADVALLVRRVRERMAADSLQCVGTSATLASGGTYSEQQAEVAKVATQLFGTTVKPEHIIGETLKRATPDREFQDPAFIQALRTRIVNPPNPLSSEYDTFIQDPLSIWIEGTFGVEPEPETGRLVRAKPQSLLGKQAAAESLSQLIDVPKEQCAAAIKEGLLIGHKVKHPETDFAPFAFRLHQFISKGDTVYASLGTEEERHITLQAQQFVPGDRSRILLPLVFCRECGQEYYAVRRTHDFAVDQAKLEPRELSDTQNDNVSESGFLYLNTRNPWPTDPEGMLNLLPEDWIEEHPTRGPRVRQSRKKHLPEPMHFKTDGFIGEPDLFGHFLPTPFRFCLNCGVSYGSRQRSDFAKLASLGSEGRSTATTILTLSSVLKLKGSNLTETAKKLLSFTDNRQDASLQAGHFNDFIEVGLLRAALYKAVERASTDGLRHDELPQRVFDALNLPLDLYASDPAVKYQALKDTHQALRDVLGYRLYLDLRRGWRITSPNLEQCGLLEIQYLSLEDVCQDEDIWQSCHPALVSAAPETRVQVAKVLLDFMRRELAIKVDYLDARYQERIQQRSSQRLKDPWALDENETLHYATVLFPRSFKQGEDFGGNVFLSSRSGYGQYLRRTSTFDNFGERLKLEDTDQIIRGLLQGLKIAGIVEEVLAPKKEGEVPGYQLVASALQWTVGDGTTPFHDPTRVPQLPEGGSRTNEFFVEFYRKIAATTQGLEAREHTAQVPSDEREKREQAFRTGDLSILYCSPTMELGVDIADLNVVNLRNVPPTPANYAQRSGRAGRSGQPALVFAYCSTGSSHDQYFFKRPDRMVTGAVTPPRLDLSNEDLIRAHLQAVWLAEAGLNLGSSLKEILKLDLVEDAPTLELQDHVLAALNDAGAKQRAKKRAHRILDTLKAEMDDSSLFNDTWLDNVFTQIAQRFENTCQRWRDLYRAALAQFNVQNRIIQDASRPARDKDQAKRLRREAEAQLELLTVSDNLAQSDFYSYRYFASEGFLPGYNFPRLPLSAYIPARRMRQGREEYLSRPRFLAISEFGPRSVVYHEGSKYLINRVILPVEGDEGTLSLGEVKPCPRCGYLHPVNDGVGLDKCERCAADLSTSLRSLFRLQNVTTKRRDKINSDEEERLRLGYDLCTGVRFPERDGHPSYQVATVKRKGKDLAKLTYAQNAELWRINLGWARRKNKDQFGFVLDIERGYWAKNEQATEEEDVSDPLSPRTSRVIPYVQDNRNSLLFEPKGSLRPEQMASLQAALKQAIQVTYQLEDNELAAEPLPNRDDRRLILFYESAEGGAGVLKRLLNDPTALASVAKAALEVCHFNPETGEDLGHGPQSEENCEAACYDCLMNYSNQRDHALLDRQRIRDVLMQLTEAEVLASPSSKSRTEHLDGLLNKTDSGLEREWLQYLQARGYRLPSEAQVLIPDCGTRPDFLYRDNATVIYVDGPHHDFPDRHKRDQNQADCLEDFGYTVLRFGYRADWAEILKRYPGVFGEGSVTSDTATSNENNKRDGHVDLDLFDARWRPIMEQLAQEHNWQVEAGGDVADGGRVVGEYLAEVSVNGRSMRLVDAEQPDFETVAELLKAQGFAVLAAQSEDPQLIQNLKASFQGDPT; the protein is encoded by the coding sequence ATGAATATTTTTGACTTCCGCGATGGATTAATTGGCGACTACAGCAAGTACGTCACCAGCTTCATTCAGATTCGAGACGAGCACATCAAGCAACACGTCGAAGAGAAGCTCAAGTCGGGGGTCCTTTGGCCAGAGCCATTGATTCAACTCAATCCTTCCTTTGAACCGGGGGAATGGATTGATGACCTGGTTGCTCGTGACATTCTCCACGAAGAGTGTTCCTCTATATTCAGAGTCAAAAAAGGTAAAACAGAGAGCAGTGGGTCTGCCCTCAGACTGCACAAGCATCAGTTTGATGCCGTGCTGACAGCCTCAGAAGGCCACAACTATGTCTTAACCACAGGCACCGGTTCAGGGAAAAGCCTGTCCTACATCATCCCTATCGTGAACCATGTGCTGAAGCGGGGTTCTGGAAAAGGGATTCAAGCTATCGTGGTTTACCCCATGAATGCCCTGGCCAACAGCCAGGCCGGAGAACTCCGTAAATTCCTACAGCAAGGCTATCCCGAAGGTTCACCTCCGGTTACCTTCGAGCGCTACACCGGGCAAGAAAAAGAAGACGAACGGCAGCAGATTCTCGACAATCCCCCTGATATTCTACTGACCAACTACGTCATGCTGGAGCTGATTCTGACCCGTCCTAAGGAGCGCAAGCTAATTGAAGCGGCTCAGGGGCTGCAGTTTCTGGTACTGGATGAACTCCACACCTATCGGGGGCGGCAAGGGGCAGACGTTGCCCTGCTGGTCAGGCGGGTGCGAGAGCGCATGGCTGCTGACAGCCTCCAGTGTGTCGGCACTTCCGCCACCCTTGCTAGTGGCGGCACTTATTCAGAACAGCAGGCCGAGGTAGCGAAGGTCGCCACTCAGCTCTTTGGTACTACCGTCAAGCCAGAGCACATCATCGGTGAAACCCTAAAACGGGCTACTCCCGACCGAGAGTTTCAAGACCCTGCCTTTATTCAGGCGTTGAGAACTCGGATTGTCAATCCACCCAATCCCCTCTCTAGTGAGTATGACACCTTTATCCAAGACCCTCTCTCCATTTGGATTGAGGGCACCTTTGGGGTAGAACCTGAGCCCGAAACCGGGCGTCTCGTTAGGGCTAAGCCACAAAGTCTTCTTGGGAAACAGGCGGCGGCTGAATCGTTAAGTCAGCTCATCGATGTCCCTAAGGAACAGTGTGCTGCAGCCATCAAAGAAGGGTTGCTGATTGGGCATAAGGTTAAACATCCTGAGACTGACTTTGCTCCCTTTGCTTTTCGGCTGCACCAGTTCATCAGCAAAGGCGACACGGTCTATGCCTCCCTAGGCACTGAAGAGGAGCGCCATATTACCCTTCAGGCCCAGCAGTTTGTACCGGGCGATCGCAGCCGCATTTTGCTGCCGCTGGTATTTTGCCGTGAATGTGGTCAAGAGTATTACGCCGTCAGGCGCACCCATGACTTCGCGGTTGATCAGGCCAAGCTAGAACCCCGTGAGTTATCCGATACCCAAAACGACAACGTCAGCGAATCTGGCTTCCTCTATCTCAACACCAGAAATCCCTGGCCCACAGACCCAGAAGGCATGCTGAATTTGCTGCCAGAAGACTGGATTGAGGAACATCCCACTCGAGGGCCACGGGTGCGCCAGTCTCGCAAGAAGCATTTGCCTGAACCCATGCACTTCAAGACGGATGGGTTTATTGGGGAACCTGACCTATTCGGCCATTTTCTACCCACGCCCTTTCGGTTCTGCCTGAACTGCGGTGTCTCCTACGGCAGCCGCCAGCGCTCCGACTTTGCGAAATTAGCGTCTCTAGGATCAGAAGGGCGGAGTACCGCAACGACAATCCTCACTCTCTCTTCAGTTCTGAAACTCAAGGGCTCTAACCTGACGGAAACTGCGAAGAAACTCCTCAGCTTTACCGATAACCGCCAAGATGCCTCGCTGCAGGCCGGACATTTCAACGACTTTATTGAAGTGGGGCTCCTGCGGGCAGCCCTATACAAAGCCGTCGAACGAGCCAGTACAGACGGGCTCCGCCATGATGAGCTACCCCAGCGGGTGTTCGATGCCCTCAATCTGCCGTTGGACCTGTATGCCAGTGACCCAGCTGTTAAATACCAGGCCCTAAAAGATACCCATCAGGCCCTTCGGGATGTACTGGGCTACCGGCTTTACCTCGACCTGCGACGGGGATGGCGCATTACCTCGCCCAACCTGGAGCAGTGTGGGCTATTAGAAATTCAATACCTTTCTCTGGAAGATGTTTGCCAGGACGAAGACATCTGGCAGTCCTGCCATCCGGCATTAGTCAGCGCTGCTCCAGAAACCCGCGTGCAGGTGGCTAAAGTACTGCTCGACTTTATGCGGCGGGAGCTGGCCATCAAGGTTGATTATTTAGATGCTCGCTACCAGGAGCGCATCCAACAGCGCAGCTCTCAACGGTTGAAAGACCCCTGGGCGCTGGACGAAAACGAGACCCTGCACTACGCCACGGTCCTATTTCCCCGTTCCTTTAAGCAAGGAGAAGATTTTGGGGGCAATGTTTTCCTGTCATCGAGGAGTGGCTATGGTCAATACTTGCGGCGCACCAGCACGTTCGACAACTTTGGCGAGAGGCTCAAGCTAGAGGATACGGACCAGATTATTCGGGGACTGCTGCAAGGGCTGAAAATCGCGGGTATTGTTGAAGAGGTACTCGCCCCGAAAAAGGAGGGGGAGGTGCCGGGCTATCAACTGGTGGCTTCCGCTCTGCAGTGGACAGTGGGCGATGGAACCACCCCCTTTCATGACCCTACCCGTGTGCCCCAGCTGCCGGAGGGTGGTAGCCGCACCAATGAGTTCTTTGTCGAGTTCTATCGCAAAATCGCGGCCACGACTCAAGGACTGGAAGCCCGTGAGCATACCGCCCAAGTGCCCTCCGATGAACGGGAAAAGCGAGAACAAGCTTTCCGAACCGGGGATCTGTCTATCCTTTACTGTTCTCCCACCATGGAGTTGGGGGTAGACATTGCCGACCTCAACGTGGTCAACCTGAGAAATGTTCCCCCTACCCCTGCCAACTATGCCCAGCGCAGTGGCCGAGCCGGGCGCAGTGGCCAACCAGCCCTGGTGTTTGCCTATTGTTCAACGGGCAGCTCCCACGATCAGTACTTCTTCAAACGCCCCGACCGTATGGTAACGGGAGCTGTCACCCCGCCCCGGCTGGATCTGAGCAACGAAGACTTAATTCGAGCCCACCTGCAGGCGGTCTGGCTAGCGGAAGCTGGTCTAAATCTAGGCTCGTCTCTGAAGGAAATTCTCAAGCTTGACCTGGTCGAGGATGCCCCTACGCTGGAACTGCAGGACCATGTTCTGGCGGCTTTGAATGATGCTGGAGCTAAGCAGAGAGCAAAGAAACGGGCTCATCGCATTCTGGATACTTTGAAGGCGGAGATGGATGACTCCAGCCTGTTCAACGATACCTGGCTGGACAATGTCTTCACTCAAATTGCTCAACGATTTGAGAATACCTGCCAGCGGTGGCGAGACCTTTATCGAGCAGCCCTGGCGCAGTTCAATGTTCAGAACCGAATTATCCAGGATGCCTCTCGTCCGGCCAGGGATAAGGACCAGGCCAAACGGCTACGGCGAGAAGCGGAAGCCCAGCTGGAGCTGCTGACGGTTTCGGATAACCTGGCCCAATCAGACTTCTACAGCTATCGCTATTTCGCCAGCGAAGGGTTCTTGCCGGGCTATAACTTCCCTCGGTTGCCCCTGTCGGCCTACATTCCGGCACGGCGAATGCGTCAGGGCCGGGAGGAGTACCTATCTCGCCCTCGGTTCCTGGCAATATCCGAATTTGGTCCCCGTTCGGTGGTGTACCACGAGGGGTCGAAGTACCTGATCAACCGAGTCATTTTGCCAGTGGAAGGAGACGAGGGCACCCTGTCACTGGGCGAAGTGAAGCCCTGTCCCCGCTGTGGCTATCTGCATCCGGTCAATGACGGGGTAGGGCTGGATAAGTGTGAACGCTGTGCGGCAGATTTGAGTACGTCGTTGCGATCGCTCTTCCGGCTGCAGAACGTCACCACCAAACGCCGCGACAAAATTAACTCTGACGAAGAAGAACGCCTGCGCCTGGGCTACGACCTCTGTACGGGAGTTCGCTTCCCTGAGCGGGATGGGCATCCCTCTTACCAGGTTGCCACGGTGAAACGGAAAGGCAAAGATCTGGCCAAGCTGACCTATGCCCAAAATGCCGAGCTATGGCGTATTAACCTGGGATGGGCTCGCCGCAAGAACAAAGATCAGTTTGGCTTTGTGCTCGATATTGAACGGGGCTACTGGGCTAAGAACGAGCAAGCCACTGAGGAAGAGGATGTCTCTGATCCCCTATCTCCCCGAACATCGAGAGTAATTCCCTATGTGCAGGACAACCGCAACAGCCTGCTGTTTGAGCCGAAGGGCTCCCTCAGACCTGAGCAAATGGCCTCGTTGCAGGCAGCTCTCAAACAGGCTATCCAAGTAACTTATCAGCTTGAAGATAATGAACTAGCTGCGGAACCTCTGCCAAATCGCGACGATCGGCGGCTGATTCTGTTCTATGAATCTGCTGAGGGTGGGGCAGGGGTGTTGAAGCGGCTGTTGAATGACCCAACAGCGCTGGCTTCTGTGGCTAAAGCGGCTTTGGAAGTTTGCCACTTTAATCCAGAAACGGGTGAGGACCTGGGCCATGGACCGCAGTCGGAGGAAAACTGCGAAGCCGCCTGCTACGACTGCTTGATGAACTACAGCAACCAGCGAGACCATGCCCTGCTGGATCGTCAGAGAATTCGCGATGTTCTAATGCAGCTAACGGAAGCTGAGGTGCTGGCTTCCCCATCATCGAAGTCGCGGACTGAGCATTTGGATGGATTGCTCAACAAAACCGATTCCGGTCTTGAGCGGGAGTGGTTGCAGTACCTCCAGGCGCGAGGATATCGCTTGCCCTCTGAGGCTCAGGTGTTGATTCCAGATTGTGGAACTCGGCCTGATTTTCTGTATCGAGATAACGCCACGGTGATTTATGTGGATGGCCCTCACCACGATTTTCCAGACCGGCACAAGCGGGACCAGAACCAGGCTGATTGTCTGGAGGACTTTGGTTACACGGTGCTTCGGTTTGGTTACCGAGCAGATTGGGCAGAAATTCTCAAGAGATATCCCGGTGTGTTTGGGGAAGGATCTGTCACTTCTGATACTGCTACGAGCAATGAGAACAATAAACGTGACGGGCATGTTGACCTTGATCTCTTCGATGCCCGATGGCGGCCCATCATGGAACAACTGGCTCAAGAGCACAACTGGCAAGTAGAAGCCGGTGGGGACGTGGCCGATGGAGGGCGCGTGGTTGGTGAGTATCTGGCTGAGGTTTCAGTTAACGGTCGTTCTATGCGTCTGGTAGATGCTGAGCAACCAGACTTTGAGACTGTTGCAGAACTCTTGAAGGCTCAGGGCTTTGCCGTTTTAGCCGCCCAATCTGAAGATCCCCAACTTATCCAGAACCTTAAAGCGAGTTTTCAGGGAGACCCTACATGA
- a CDS encoding ParM/StbA family protein: MTAKLQTYIDMGSSATKCFYWHRKPELLHLAPQVARLNPSRLDRLTLGGLTSQEPEDSAYITVGNGTYAVGALAIAQKGDSGLALPKRDRAVYKILATLGVIADKTLSRHDSDNSGCEFGVHLGLLLPLEEYWQDRKELKAQMQGAISEFSFRGKVLSGQLERIEMQPEGAGLYLAKGLQLAKSGISIRDRTVVVLMFGHRNLSILTFEKGSTPQETNSTSRGPGFVEYLKQCATELPGVAPDDPALLEAILQNHETFQIPGRQEALDLSQASIYAREFYLERVNQFLVEWLPASEVDVIVGGGAAYFIRAELKQFFDQRGLTQQIAWAETLRPEMMDVLRGQEGTAEPDLITSVRWADVYGLFKTFMYSAAPAQPR; the protein is encoded by the coding sequence ATGACTGCAAAGCTCCAGACTTACATTGACATGGGTAGCTCCGCGACCAAGTGTTTTTATTGGCATCGTAAACCTGAATTACTGCACCTGGCTCCGCAAGTGGCTCGCCTCAACCCCTCCCGCCTCGATCGCCTCACGTTAGGCGGACTCACCAGTCAGGAACCGGAAGATAGTGCTTACATCACGGTGGGCAATGGCACCTATGCCGTTGGGGCACTCGCGATCGCTCAAAAGGGCGACTCTGGATTAGCTCTGCCGAAGCGCGATCGCGCCGTCTACAAAATCCTGGCGACATTAGGCGTTATTGCCGACAAGACTTTGAGTAGACATGATTCTGACAACTCTGGTTGTGAGTTCGGAGTTCATTTAGGGTTGCTGCTGCCGCTGGAGGAATACTGGCAAGACCGGAAAGAACTCAAAGCCCAGATGCAAGGGGCAATTTCAGAATTCAGCTTTCGTGGCAAAGTCCTCTCTGGGCAGCTAGAGCGAATCGAGATGCAGCCGGAGGGAGCGGGGCTTTATCTAGCGAAGGGGTTGCAGTTGGCAAAATCGGGTATCAGTATTCGCGATCGCACTGTTGTTGTCCTCATGTTTGGCCACCGCAATCTCTCCATCCTTACCTTCGAGAAGGGCAGCACTCCCCAGGAAACCAACAGCACTTCTCGAGGACCTGGATTTGTGGAGTACCTGAAGCAATGTGCAACTGAATTGCCTGGTGTCGCTCCCGATGACCCAGCTTTGCTCGAAGCCATTCTTCAGAACCATGAAACGTTTCAGATTCCCGGTCGGCAGGAAGCCCTCGATCTGTCTCAAGCCAGCATCTATGCTCGCGAGTTTTACCTGGAGCGAGTCAATCAATTTTTGGTGGAGTGGCTGCCCGCTTCCGAAGTGGACGTGATTGTGGGTGGCGGTGCCGCCTATTTCATCCGTGCAGAGTTAAAGCAGTTTTTTGACCAGCGGGGACTCACTCAGCAGATTGCCTGGGCGGAGACGTTAAGGCCGGAAATGATGGATGTGCTCCGAGGACAGGAGGGGACAGCAGAGCCTGATTTGATTACCAGCGTTCGCTGGGCAGATGTCTATGGGTTGTTCAAGACGTTCATGTACAGCGCTGCACCGGCTCAACCCCGCTAG